In Anser cygnoides isolate HZ-2024a breed goose chromosome 38, Taihu_goose_T2T_genome, whole genome shotgun sequence, one genomic interval encodes:
- the LOC136788526 gene encoding olfactory receptor 14C36-like has product MYFFLLNLALLDMGTITTTVPKAMANSLWDTTAISYLECAAQVFFFFFFISAEFSLLTIMAYDRYIAICKRLHYGTILKLSCSDAYLREVGLIVASVCLASGCFVFLVLSYVEIFRAVLRIPSEQGRHKAFFMCLPYLAVVFLFISTAFFAYLKPPSMSSSSLNLLLAVLYSAVNSLIYSMRNKELKGVVWKVMTGGFSEGINCPSS; this is encoded by the exons atgtacttcttcctgctcaacctcgccctcctggACATGGGCACTATTACCaccactgtccccaaagccatggccaattccctctgggacaccacaGCCATCTCCTACTTGGAATGTGCTgcacaagtctttttttttttctttttcatctcagCAGAGTTTTCTCtcctcaccatcatggcctatgaccgctacattgccatctgcaaacgCCTGCACTATGGGACA atcctcaagctctcctgctcagatgcctacctcagagaAGTTGGGCTTATTGTGGCTAGTGTCTGTTTAGCAtctgggtgttttgttttccttgtactTTCTTACGTGgagatcttcagggctgtgctgaggatcccctcagagcagggacggcacaaagcctttttcaTGTGCCTCCCTTACCTGGCCGTGGTCTTCCTATTCATCAGCACTGCTTtttttgcctacctgaagcccccctctatgtcctcctcctcccttaatcttttgctggcagttctgtactcagcAGTGAActccctcatctacagcatgaggaacaaggagctcAAGGGTGTAGTGTGGAAAGTGATGACTGGAGGTTTTTCAGAAGGAATAAACTGCCCGTCTTCTTAA